Proteins encoded in a region of the Rhodococcus sp. SBT000017 genome:
- a CDS encoding redoxin NrdH, with the protein MSITVYTKPACVQCNATYRALDKAGIEYSVIDISQDPEARDYVMALGYLQAPVVVAGDDHWSGFRPDRIKTLAANAA; encoded by the coding sequence ATGAGCATCACCGTTTACACCAAGCCCGCCTGCGTTCAGTGCAATGCCACCTACCGCGCCCTCGACAAAGCCGGTATCGAGTACTCCGTCATCGACATCTCGCAGGATCCCGAAGCGCGTGACTACGTCATGGCCCTCGGCTACCTGCAGGCCCCGGTAGTCGTCGCCGGTGACGATCACTGGTCCGGCTTCCGTCCTGATCGCATCAAAACCCTCGCAGCGAACGCTGCTTGA
- the nrdE gene encoding class 1b ribonucleoside-diphosphate reductase subunit alpha has product MAPTITDAGPVPTTVRGDGDMDYHALNAMLNLYGPNGEIQFEKDREAANQYFLQHVNQNTVFFHDLDEKLDYLVEENYYEPEVLDQYSREFVKFLINHAYSKKFRFPTFLGAFKYYTSYTLKTFDGKRYLERFEDRVCMVALTLAAGDEALATDLVDEIIAGRFQPATPTFLNSGKKQRGEPVSCFLLRIEDNMESIGRSINSALQLSKRGGGVALLLSNIREAGAPIKRIENQSSGVIPIMKLLEDSFSYANQLGARQGAGAVYLHAHHPDVYKFLDTKRENADEKIRIKTLSLGIVIPDITFELAKKNEDMYLFSPYDVERIYGVPFADIDVSEKYYEMVDDKRIRKTKIKSREFFQTLAELQFESGYPYIMYEDTVNRANPVKGKITHSNLCSEILQVSTPSTFNDDLSYSHVGKDISCNLGSLNIAKTMDSPDFGKTIAVAIRGLTAVSDQTHIFSVPSIEQGNNDSHAIGLGQMNLHGYLARERIHYGSTEGIDFTNIYFYTVLFHALQASNQLAKDRGQNFKGFPDSKYASGEFFDKYTDQVWEPATPKVAKLFADSGVSVPTQADWTTLKASVQEHGIYNQNLQAVPPTGSISYINNSTSSIHPVASKIEIRKEGKIGRVYYPAPYLDNDNLDFYQDAYEIGYEKIIDTYAAATQHVDQGLSLTLFFKDTATTRDINRAQIYAWRKGIKTLYYIRLRQLALEGTEVEGCVSCML; this is encoded by the coding sequence GTGGCACCGACCATCACCGACGCAGGACCCGTACCCACCACCGTCCGCGGCGACGGCGACATGGATTACCACGCGCTCAACGCGATGCTCAATCTGTACGGCCCCAACGGTGAGATCCAGTTCGAGAAGGATCGCGAGGCTGCCAATCAGTACTTCCTGCAGCACGTCAACCAGAACACCGTGTTCTTCCACGATCTCGACGAGAAGCTGGACTACCTCGTCGAGGAGAACTATTACGAACCCGAGGTTCTGGACCAGTACTCTCGCGAGTTCGTCAAGTTCCTGATCAACCACGCGTACTCGAAGAAGTTCCGGTTCCCCACGTTCCTCGGGGCGTTCAAGTACTACACCTCGTACACGCTCAAGACGTTCGACGGCAAGCGTTACCTCGAGCGTTTCGAGGACCGGGTGTGCATGGTGGCGCTGACACTGGCCGCCGGCGACGAGGCTCTGGCCACAGATCTGGTCGACGAAATCATCGCCGGGCGCTTCCAGCCCGCGACGCCCACCTTCCTCAACTCCGGCAAGAAGCAGCGCGGCGAGCCCGTGTCCTGCTTCCTGCTTCGTATCGAAGACAACATGGAGTCCATCGGCCGCTCCATCAACTCGGCCCTTCAGCTGTCCAAGCGCGGTGGCGGAGTTGCGTTGCTGCTGAGCAATATTCGCGAGGCCGGCGCGCCGATCAAGCGCATCGAGAACCAATCCTCGGGTGTCATCCCGATCATGAAGCTGCTCGAGGACTCGTTCTCGTACGCCAACCAGCTCGGTGCACGTCAGGGCGCAGGCGCGGTGTACCTGCACGCGCATCACCCCGACGTCTACAAATTCCTCGACACCAAGCGTGAGAACGCGGACGAGAAGATCAGGATCAAGACGCTCTCGCTCGGAATCGTCATCCCGGACATCACGTTCGAGCTCGCGAAGAAGAACGAGGACATGTACCTGTTCTCGCCCTACGACGTCGAGCGCATCTACGGCGTCCCGTTCGCAGACATCGACGTCTCCGAGAAGTACTACGAGATGGTCGACGACAAGCGGATCCGCAAGACCAAGATCAAGTCGCGCGAGTTCTTTCAGACGCTCGCCGAGTTGCAGTTCGAGTCCGGCTACCCGTACATCATGTACGAGGACACCGTCAATCGCGCGAACCCGGTGAAGGGCAAGATCACTCACTCGAACCTGTGCTCGGAGATCCTGCAGGTCTCGACGCCGTCCACGTTCAACGACGACCTCTCGTACAGTCATGTCGGCAAGGACATCTCGTGCAACCTCGGCTCGCTGAACATCGCCAAGACGATGGACTCGCCCGATTTCGGTAAGACGATCGCAGTGGCCATTCGCGGCCTCACCGCGGTGTCGGATCAAACGCACATCTTCTCGGTGCCGTCGATCGAGCAGGGCAACAACGATTCTCATGCGATCGGCCTCGGGCAGATGAATCTGCACGGCTACCTGGCGCGCGAGCGAATTCACTACGGTTCGACCGAGGGCATCGACTTCACGAACATCTACTTCTACACCGTGCTGTTCCATGCGCTTCAGGCGTCGAATCAGCTGGCGAAGGATCGCGGTCAGAACTTCAAGGGTTTCCCCGACTCCAAGTACGCGTCGGGTGAGTTCTTCGACAAGTACACCGACCAGGTCTGGGAGCCGGCCACACCGAAGGTGGCGAAGTTGTTCGCCGACTCGGGCGTATCGGTTCCCACCCAGGCGGATTGGACGACGTTGAAGGCGTCCGTGCAAGAGCACGGGATCTACAACCAGAACCTGCAGGCCGTCCCGCCGACCGGTTCCATCTCGTACATCAACAACTCCACCTCGTCGATTCACCCGGTGGCGTCGAAGATCGAGATCCGCAAGGAAGGCAAGATCGGTCGCGTCTACTACCCGGCTCCGTATCTCGACAACGACAACCTGGACTTCTACCAGGATGCGTACGAGATCGGGTACGAGAAGATCATCGACACCTACGCTGCCGCAACGCAACACGTCGATCAGGGCCTGTCGTTGACGCTGTTCTTCAAGGACACCGCCACCACCCGCGACATCAACCGCGCGCAGATCTACGCATGGCGCAAGGGCATCAAGACGCTGTACTACATCCGCCTGCGCCAGTTGGCCCTCGAAGGCACCGAGGTGGAGGGTTGCGTGTCCTGCATGCTGTAG
- a CDS encoding fructosamine kinase family protein: MTSAGIDLAPCVVSVVVSGSSDTFVKRNPQAHPDFYAAEATGLRWLGEAAAPVVGVRGHGRTYIELDRLVAARPTPGAAERFGRTLAAMHSAGADGFGAPPVDADGVVFSGRLFIGARPMSSTVHRSWGAFYAAERVLPFLRSAVDAGTVMQGEAEIVESACGRIADGDFDDAEPPSRIHGDLWNGNVFWTDAGVVLIDPAAHGGHRETDLAMLALFGCPHLDVVVDGYETVHPLRAGWRARIPVHQLHPLAVHAAGHGRSYGTALHAAAAAVLRL, from the coding sequence ATGACGAGTGCCGGTATCGATCTCGCGCCGTGCGTAGTGTCGGTGGTCGTGAGTGGATCCTCCGATACTTTCGTCAAGCGAAATCCCCAGGCACACCCCGACTTCTACGCTGCCGAGGCCACCGGGCTCCGATGGCTCGGCGAGGCGGCGGCCCCTGTCGTCGGAGTTCGCGGGCATGGCCGGACGTACATCGAACTCGACCGACTGGTTGCGGCCCGTCCCACGCCGGGCGCAGCCGAACGATTCGGCCGCACACTGGCCGCGATGCATTCCGCCGGAGCCGACGGGTTCGGTGCGCCACCGGTGGATGCCGACGGCGTCGTTTTTTCGGGTCGGCTGTTCATCGGTGCTCGGCCCATGAGCAGCACTGTGCACAGGTCGTGGGGTGCGTTCTACGCGGCTGAACGAGTGTTGCCGTTTCTCCGAAGCGCGGTCGACGCAGGCACCGTGATGCAGGGCGAGGCGGAAATCGTCGAATCGGCGTGCGGACGCATCGCGGACGGCGACTTCGACGATGCGGAGCCGCCGAGCCGTATTCACGGTGATCTCTGGAACGGCAACGTGTTCTGGACCGACGCGGGAGTGGTGCTGATCGATCCGGCAGCGCACGGTGGGCACCGCGAGACCGACCTGGCGATGCTGGCGCTGTTCGGTTGCCCCCACCTCGACGTCGTCGTAGACGGTTACGAGACGGTACATCCGTTGCGAGCCGGGTGGCGCGCGCGCATACCGGTGCACCAGTTGCACCCGCTCGCCGTTCATGCGGCCGGTCACGGCCGCTCGTACGGCACCGCGCTGCACGCGGCCGCCGCGGCCGTGCTCAGGCTCTGA
- a CDS encoding NAD(P)H-dependent oxidoreductase, producing the protein MSDAHVLVLVGSLRAESVNKRIAETAVTVAPAGAEVVMYDGLGDVPFYNEDIDVEGSEPAAALALRAAAEKASALLLVTPEYNGTIPAVLKNAIDWLSRPYGAGAMVGKPVVVISASISGNGAKWAHEDTCKAVRIAGGTVLEDVQLSIGGIAEKFGSAHPRENVEVSGEIGHVVAELVKVADELVSA; encoded by the coding sequence ATGTCAGACGCTCATGTACTCGTTCTCGTCGGAAGCTTGCGCGCCGAGTCGGTGAACAAGCGGATCGCCGAGACCGCTGTCACCGTCGCTCCCGCCGGTGCCGAGGTAGTGATGTACGACGGACTCGGAGATGTCCCCTTCTACAACGAAGACATCGACGTCGAGGGATCGGAGCCCGCGGCCGCGCTCGCTCTGCGGGCCGCTGCAGAGAAGGCTTCGGCGTTGTTGCTGGTCACGCCCGAATACAACGGCACCATCCCGGCCGTGCTGAAGAACGCCATCGACTGGCTCTCGCGCCCGTACGGTGCGGGTGCCATGGTGGGCAAGCCGGTCGTCGTCATCAGCGCGTCGATCAGTGGTAACGGAGCCAAGTGGGCGCACGAGGACACCTGCAAGGCCGTGCGCATCGCAGGCGGAACCGTTCTCGAAGATGTCCAGCTCTCCATCGGCGGCATCGCGGAGAAGTTCGGTTCGGCCCATCCGCGTGAGAACGTCGAGGTCTCCGGTGAGATCGGCCACGTTGTCGCCGAGCTGGTCAAGGTCGCCGACGAACTCGTCAGTGCCTGA
- the nadE gene encoding ammonia-dependent NAD(+) synthetase has translation MGHINSELRTAIMRELAVQSTIDPITEVRRRVDFLKDYLASTPASGFVLGISGGQDSTLTGKLAQQAATELRADGHEAEFVAVRLPYGVQADEDDASIALKFIDPDRTVTVNIKDAADAAAAATADALGSAEIRDFVRGNIKARQRMVAQYALAGELGYVVVGTDHAAEAITGFFTKFGDGGVDLTPLTGLSKRQGAALLRELGAPESTWRKVPTADLEDDRPALPDEEALGVTYEQIDDYLEGKDVTDEIAEKLEKMFLATRHKRTVPVTPFDDWWKRSS, from the coding sequence ATGGGACACATCAACTCGGAATTGCGCACGGCGATCATGCGCGAACTGGCCGTGCAGTCGACCATCGACCCGATCACGGAGGTCCGCAGGCGAGTGGACTTCCTCAAGGACTACCTGGCGTCGACTCCGGCCTCGGGATTCGTGCTCGGCATCAGTGGCGGGCAGGACAGCACGCTCACCGGCAAGCTTGCCCAACAGGCAGCGACGGAGCTCCGAGCCGATGGACACGAGGCCGAGTTCGTCGCCGTTCGCCTCCCCTACGGCGTGCAGGCCGACGAGGACGACGCATCGATCGCTCTGAAGTTCATCGATCCCGACCGCACGGTGACGGTGAACATCAAGGACGCCGCCGACGCCGCAGCGGCCGCGACGGCCGATGCGCTGGGTAGTGCCGAAATCCGAGATTTCGTCCGCGGCAACATCAAGGCTCGCCAGCGCATGGTCGCGCAGTACGCCCTCGCCGGCGAACTCGGCTACGTCGTCGTGGGCACCGATCATGCCGCCGAGGCGATCACCGGCTTCTTCACCAAGTTCGGTGACGGCGGGGTCGATCTGACTCCGCTCACCGGCCTGAGCAAGCGTCAGGGTGCGGCGCTGCTGCGCGAACTGGGTGCACCCGAGAGCACCTGGCGCAAGGTTCCCACCGCCGATCTCGAAGACGATCGACCTGCGCTACCCGACGAGGAAGCGCTCGGCGTGACGTACGAACAGATCGACGACTACCTCGAGGGCAAGGACGTCACCGACGAGATCGCCGAAAAGCTGGAGAAGATGTTCCTCGCAACTCGGCACAAGCGGACGGTGCCCGTGACGCCGTTCGACGATTGGTGGAAGAGGAGCAGCTGA
- the ykgO gene encoding type B 50S ribosomal protein L36, which translates to MKVRNSLKSLKNKPGAQVVRRRGTVFVINKKEPRFKARQR; encoded by the coding sequence ATGAAGGTGAGAAACTCATTGAAATCGCTCAAGAACAAGCCCGGCGCACAGGTGGTACGACGCCGCGGCACGGTGTTCGTCATCAACAAGAAGGAACCGCGGTTCAAAGCGCGCCAGCGCTGA
- the nrdI gene encoding class Ib ribonucleoside-diphosphate reductase assembly flavoprotein NrdI, translating to MSSQPQSSHSLVYFSSVSENTHRFVSKLDIPATRIPLRDPDGTFRVDSPYVLIVPTYGGGTTYSGRDTNYVPKRVIKFLNDEHNRSLIRAVIAAGNTNFGDSFCFAGDVISQKCAVPYLYRFELMGTPEDVVRVREGLEDFWEREVRRAAHTH from the coding sequence GTGAGTTCGCAACCGCAGTCCTCCCACTCACTGGTCTACTTCTCCAGCGTGTCCGAGAACACTCATCGCTTCGTCTCGAAGCTGGACATTCCTGCCACACGCATCCCTCTGCGTGATCCGGACGGCACCTTTCGTGTCGACTCTCCTTACGTTCTCATCGTGCCGACGTACGGGGGAGGGACCACCTACTCCGGGCGCGACACCAACTACGTCCCCAAGCGAGTGATCAAGTTTCTCAACGACGAGCACAATCGTTCGTTGATCCGAGCCGTCATCGCTGCCGGAAACACGAACTTCGGTGACTCCTTCTGCTTTGCGGGAGATGTCATTTCGCAGAAGTGCGCCGTTCCGTATCTGTACCGCTTCGAATTGATGGGCACCCCCGAGGACGTAGTGCGGGTCCGCGAGGGACTGGAGGACTTCTGGGAACGTGAAGTCCGACGCGCCGCCCACACGCACTAG
- a CDS encoding iron-siderophore ABC transporter substrate-binding protein, which yields MALAGCSDSETQDDASTIIRTTTNIAGAGVVGNNRDTVGLCPALAPLDPTGIEGDTRPVGHAEGISALPADPQRIVVLDAAGLDASCAVGIWERVVGAATIDPDFRGDGDQPLYLGTGLASVPSVGPVGAPDIDAIAALDPDLILGADLLGSNTYDELTTIAPTVFTATGQGWKDTFLQSAAALGRGQAGFEALASFSADAERVGREIDATQTQASVVRFDADSIEVDGPNSFAGQILAEVGVGRPQSQRDAAFSVETDDLSPVEGDIVYVRFAGPDGETFGREVMDGDAWHALGSVTDGRVFAVNDTVWSGSGVVAARAVLDDLSASLNAYVS from the coding sequence ATGGCGCTGGCCGGCTGCTCCGATTCCGAGACGCAGGACGACGCATCCACCATCATTCGCACCACCACGAACATCGCCGGTGCCGGAGTGGTCGGAAACAATCGGGACACCGTGGGACTGTGCCCCGCGCTCGCACCACTCGACCCGACCGGAATCGAGGGTGACACCCGACCCGTGGGACATGCCGAGGGGATCAGTGCCCTTCCGGCCGACCCGCAGCGCATCGTCGTGCTCGATGCCGCGGGCCTGGACGCGAGCTGCGCAGTCGGAATCTGGGAGCGGGTCGTCGGGGCGGCCACGATCGACCCGGATTTCCGCGGTGACGGCGATCAACCGCTGTACCTGGGCACCGGATTGGCGTCCGTCCCGTCCGTCGGCCCGGTGGGTGCACCGGACATCGATGCCATCGCCGCCCTCGACCCCGATCTGATCCTGGGTGCAGATTTGCTCGGGTCCAACACCTACGACGAACTGACGACCATCGCCCCGACCGTCTTCACCGCAACCGGGCAGGGCTGGAAGGACACCTTCCTGCAATCCGCGGCGGCGCTCGGTCGCGGCCAAGCGGGATTCGAGGCACTCGCGTCGTTCTCCGCGGATGCCGAACGGGTCGGTCGCGAGATCGACGCCACCCAGACCCAGGCGTCCGTCGTTAGATTCGATGCGGACTCCATCGAGGTGGACGGACCGAACTCGTTCGCGGGGCAGATACTCGCTGAGGTCGGAGTCGGCCGGCCCCAGAGCCAGCGCGACGCCGCATTCTCGGTCGAGACCGACGACCTCTCGCCGGTCGAGGGAGACATCGTCTACGTGCGATTCGCGGGCCCCGACGGCGAGACGTTCGGGCGCGAGGTGATGGACGGTGACGCGTGGCACGCTCTCGGTTCGGTCACCGACGGTCGGGTGTTCGCCGTGAACGACACGGTGTGGTCGGGCAGCGGCGTCGTCGCTGCGCGGGCCGTTCTGGACGATCTGTCCGCTTCCCTCAACGCCTACGTCTCCTGA
- a CDS encoding TetR/AcrR family transcriptional regulator, translated as MTGPMLPIAGEESERCDAARNRRLLLDAATDLVATVGADAITMDAVATKAGVGKGTVFRRFGNRAGLMRALLDHTEKKLQHSFMFGDPPLGPGADPIDRLVAFGRARLEFVNVQGEVLRAAESADDARYSAPAHMVNFTHVLSLLRAAEVDGDLELLAYWLLTPLEATLVLHQYRDLGMPMDRLADGWEDLVRRATRTR; from the coding sequence GTGACCGGCCCGATGCTGCCCATAGCGGGCGAGGAATCCGAACGGTGCGACGCAGCGCGCAACCGTCGCCTGCTCCTCGACGCCGCAACGGATCTGGTGGCGACCGTCGGAGCCGACGCCATCACCATGGACGCAGTGGCCACCAAGGCCGGAGTGGGCAAGGGCACGGTATTCCGTCGCTTCGGGAACCGGGCCGGGCTGATGCGTGCGCTGCTCGACCACACCGAGAAGAAACTTCAGCACTCGTTCATGTTCGGCGACCCGCCGCTGGGCCCGGGAGCCGACCCGATCGATCGACTCGTCGCCTTCGGCCGAGCTCGACTCGAGTTCGTCAACGTCCAGGGGGAAGTACTGCGCGCCGCGGAGAGCGCCGACGACGCGCGGTACTCCGCCCCGGCGCACATGGTCAACTTCACCCACGTCCTGTCGCTGCTCCGTGCAGCCGAGGTGGACGGGGATCTCGAACTGCTCGCGTACTGGCTGCTCACACCACTCGAAGCCACCCTGGTGCTCCACCAGTACCGAGATCTTGGGATGCCGATGGATCGCCTTGCCGACGGCTGGGAAGACCTGGTTCGCCGGGCAACTCGCACTCGGTAG
- the nrdF gene encoding class 1b ribonucleoside-diphosphate reductase subunit beta — protein MVKLIDRVSAINWNRVQDDKDSEVWERLTSNFWLPEKVPVSNDIPSWATLTAVEKQLTMRVFTGLTLLDTIQGTVGAVSLIPDAITPHEEAVYTNIAFMESVHAKSYSSIFSTLSSTRDIDDAFRWSEENVNLQRKAEIVLNFYHGDDPLKRKVASTLLESFLFYSGFYLPMYWSSRAKLTNTADLIRLIIRDEAVHGYYIGYKYQKGLEKVSEAQREELKNYTFELLFELYDNEVEYTQDLYDEIGLTEDVKKFLRYNANKALNNLGYEGLFPKDETDVNPAILSALSPNADENHDFFSGSGSSYVIGKAVNTEDEDWDF, from the coding sequence ATGGTGAAGCTCATCGATCGCGTTTCCGCAATCAATTGGAACAGGGTCCAGGACGACAAGGACTCCGAAGTGTGGGAGCGCCTCACCAGCAATTTCTGGTTGCCGGAGAAGGTGCCGGTATCCAACGACATCCCGTCGTGGGCAACGCTGACCGCCGTGGAGAAGCAGTTGACGATGCGGGTGTTCACCGGGTTGACACTGCTCGACACCATTCAGGGCACGGTCGGCGCGGTCAGCCTCATCCCGGATGCCATCACTCCCCACGAGGAAGCGGTGTACACCAACATCGCGTTCATGGAGTCGGTGCACGCCAAGAGCTACAGCTCCATCTTCTCCACCCTCAGCTCCACCCGCGACATCGACGATGCATTCCGCTGGTCCGAGGAGAACGTCAACCTCCAGCGCAAAGCCGAGATCGTCCTGAACTTCTACCACGGTGACGATCCGCTCAAGCGCAAGGTCGCGTCGACGCTGCTCGAGTCGTTCCTGTTCTACTCCGGCTTCTACCTGCCGATGTACTGGTCCTCGCGGGCCAAGCTCACCAACACCGCGGACCTGATCCGGCTGATCATCCGCGACGAGGCCGTGCACGGGTACTACATCGGCTACAAGTACCAGAAGGGTCTCGAGAAGGTCAGCGAGGCGCAGCGCGAGGAGCTCAAGAACTACACGTTCGAGTTGCTGTTCGAGTTGTACGACAACGAGGTCGAGTACACCCAGGACCTCTACGACGAGATCGGCCTGACCGAGGACGTCAAGAAGTTCCTGCGCTACAACGCCAACAAAGCACTGAACAATCTCGGCTACGAGGGCCTGTTCCCCAAGGACGAGACGGACGTCAACCCGGCGATCCTGTCGGCGCTCTCACCCAACGCCGACGAGAACCACGACTTCTTCTCCGGCTCGGGTTCCTCGTACGTCATCGGCAAGGCCGTCAACACCGAAGACGAGGACTGGGACTTCTGA
- a CDS encoding type IV toxin-antitoxin system AbiEi family antitoxin domain-containing protein, whose protein sequence is MEHGRGDGRELQVLIDTQVGLFTQSQVTALGYSRNRVRTLVDSGAWIIVLRGVYSVFTGPLTRDRILMAALLYGGGHSMLSHRSAAEEWGFRQTEPTAPVHVTVPYGKSARNQRSTARKAAAVGTRLVAGVGSALHPGVVVHRSRAHKHIGVAGNMPRTTLVDTAIDLAVAESTPEQAFASLVSSVTDRGIRLTDVREQIAVRRPYRYCTVLGKAIDLLANGVQSILELEYATNVEAAHGLPVADRQCPVRVDGRTLYEDVEYRIGSRAVSVRLDGRRFHSMREVAFRDRRRDNAAELAGRARLVFGYEEVNSDPCGVARDVARVLRREGWDVVPTSCALCARIGTQKAHDTDLVLAIDVRHNR, encoded by the coding sequence ATGGAACATGGTCGGGGGGACGGTCGAGAACTACAGGTTCTGATCGATACGCAGGTGGGGCTGTTCACGCAGTCGCAGGTCACGGCATTGGGCTACAGCCGGAATCGGGTTCGCACGCTGGTGGACAGTGGGGCATGGATCATCGTTCTCAGAGGCGTCTACTCCGTCTTCACCGGGCCGTTGACACGCGATCGGATTCTGATGGCAGCACTTCTGTACGGAGGTGGACATTCGATGCTGAGTCATCGGTCAGCAGCCGAGGAATGGGGTTTTCGGCAGACCGAGCCCACCGCTCCGGTCCATGTGACCGTTCCGTACGGGAAGTCTGCACGCAACCAACGGTCTACTGCGCGCAAAGCCGCTGCCGTAGGGACCAGGCTGGTGGCAGGAGTTGGATCGGCACTTCATCCCGGAGTGGTCGTGCACCGATCCCGCGCGCACAAACACATCGGTGTAGCCGGCAACATGCCGCGCACGACATTGGTGGATACCGCAATCGATCTCGCGGTGGCGGAATCGACGCCCGAGCAGGCTTTCGCGAGCTTGGTGTCGTCGGTGACCGATCGCGGAATCCGCCTGACCGACGTGCGTGAGCAGATCGCTGTCCGACGTCCGTACCGGTACTGCACCGTACTCGGGAAGGCCATCGACCTACTCGCGAATGGAGTTCAGTCGATCCTCGAGCTCGAATACGCAACCAACGTCGAAGCGGCTCATGGGCTTCCGGTTGCCGACCGGCAGTGCCCGGTACGAGTGGACGGTCGGACCCTGTACGAGGACGTCGAATATCGGATCGGATCTCGCGCGGTGTCGGTGCGGCTGGACGGGCGTCGCTTTCATTCGATGCGCGAGGTCGCGTTCCGGGATCGGCGACGCGACAACGCTGCGGAACTCGCGGGGCGTGCACGACTCGTGTTCGGCTACGAGGAAGTCAACAGCGATCCGTGTGGGGTGGCGCGAGACGTCGCGCGAGTTCTGCGGCGTGAGGGGTGGGATGTCGTGCCCACGTCGTGCGCACTTTGCGCACGAATAGGTACGCAAAAGGCGCACGACACAGATCTTGTGTTAGCCATTGATGTCCGACACAACAGGTAG
- a CDS encoding SPFH domain-containing protein, protein MSAPATVAEKPTGTPTTTIAERPGWDLPGWSMLGIGLALLLGGIAAFALGLVFTVVWLVVTGVVLFVLSLPALMGLTLVQPNQARVLQLLGSSYSGTLRTPGLRWTNPLTYRRAISTRIRNHETGQSKVNDADGNPIEISAIVVWQVADTALASFQVDDYEEFVAVQTESAVRHIAGSYPYDAEGRMSLRENADEITAAMSEEVHARVRSAGVEVIETRINRLAYAPEIAQAMLRRQQAGAVIAARQQIVEGAVGMVEMALGKLEEKHVVELDEERKATMVSNLLVVLCSDRDTQPVVNTGSLYQ, encoded by the coding sequence ATGTCCGCACCCGCAACCGTCGCCGAGAAGCCGACGGGCACCCCGACCACCACCATTGCCGAGCGCCCGGGTTGGGATCTGCCCGGCTGGTCGATGCTCGGCATCGGCCTCGCACTGCTCCTCGGTGGAATCGCCGCGTTCGCGCTCGGACTCGTGTTCACCGTCGTCTGGCTCGTCGTGACCGGAGTCGTCCTGTTCGTTCTCTCATTGCCTGCACTCATGGGTCTGACGCTGGTGCAACCGAATCAGGCTCGCGTTCTTCAGCTTCTCGGGAGTTCGTACAGCGGCACCCTGCGGACACCGGGTCTGCGCTGGACCAATCCGTTGACGTACCGCAGGGCCATCTCGACGCGTATCCGCAACCACGAGACCGGCCAATCGAAGGTCAACGACGCCGACGGCAATCCGATCGAGATCTCCGCCATCGTCGTCTGGCAGGTTGCCGATACCGCGCTGGCATCGTTCCAGGTCGATGACTACGAGGAGTTCGTCGCCGTCCAGACCGAGTCGGCCGTCCGGCACATCGCCGGCAGCTACCCGTACGACGCCGAAGGGCGAATGTCGTTGCGGGAGAACGCCGACGAGATCACCGCCGCCATGTCGGAGGAGGTGCACGCACGGGTACGTTCGGCCGGTGTCGAGGTGATCGAAACCCGAATCAACCGGCTGGCCTATGCCCCGGAGATCGCCCAGGCCATGTTGCGACGTCAGCAGGCCGGGGCAGTCATCGCCGCCCGTCAGCAGATAGTCGAAGGTGCCGTCGGAATGGTGGAGATGGCTCTCGGGAAGCTCGAGGAGAAGCACGTCGTCGAGCTCGACGAGGAGCGCAAGGCCACGATGGTGTCGAATCTGCTCGTGGTGCTGTGCAGCGACCGCGACACGCAACCTGTCGTCAACACCGGATCGCTGTATCAGTGA
- a CDS encoding NUDIX domain-containing protein: MPIPEFVRALRSVVGTSPLWLSGVSAVVLDDDRRVLLTLRADNNTWAVVSGILEPGEEPAPAALREIGEETGVDASILRLTSVDVTDPIAYPNGDVAQYLDITFLARYTGGTPHVADDENLDVAWFALDALPENLTATSRLRIEKAIAGDPSAWFRR; encoded by the coding sequence ATGCCGATTCCCGAGTTCGTCCGCGCACTGCGCAGTGTCGTCGGTACGTCGCCCCTGTGGTTGTCCGGTGTCAGCGCTGTCGTTCTCGACGACGACCGGCGTGTGCTCCTGACCCTGCGAGCGGACAACAACACCTGGGCCGTGGTTTCCGGAATTCTCGAACCGGGCGAGGAACCTGCCCCGGCCGCCCTGCGCGAGATCGGCGAGGAAACCGGAGTCGACGCCTCGATCTTGCGTCTGACGAGCGTCGACGTGACGGATCCGATCGCGTACCCCAATGGCGACGTCGCGCAGTATCTCGACATCACGTTTCTCGCTCGGTACACCGGCGGCACCCCTCATGTGGCCGACGACGAGAATCTCGACGTAGCCTGGTTCGCACTCGACGCACTCCCGGAAAACCTTACGGCCACTTCACGATTGCGGATCGAGAAGGCCATCGCCGGTGATCCGTCGGCGTGGTTCCGGCGCTGA